From Topomyia yanbarensis strain Yona2022 chromosome 1, ASM3024719v1, whole genome shotgun sequence, one genomic window encodes:
- the LOC131675865 gene encoding uncharacterized protein LOC131675865, whose amino-acid sequence MTDSICCYLSVRTYMERESNMSACDRVGWFSVYGYRMQHWFNPPGSPHMGGAWERLVRSVKTALAAMESSRTSNEETLATLLVEAESVVNSRPLTYIPLETAQQEALTPNHFLLMSSSGVTQTPKTLTDPRQACRNDWNLCRTMVDQFWRRWVREYLPTIARRTKWFEETKPIEVGDSVIIVEEKIRNGWIRGRVAKVVVGRDGRVHDAVVQTPDGMVHRPVAKLARIDIEKVGLQPGTAEGDSSTRILSVRTDGVGLFKLRYILIQIVALNGIVFYLHNCWEEEGLRIEPM is encoded by the exons ATGACTGACAGTATATGTTGCTATCTCAGTGTGAGAACTTACATGGAAAGAGAGTCGAATATGAGTGCTTGCGACCGTGTAGGATGGTTTTCTGTTTACGGTTACCGAATGCAGCACTGGTTTAACCcacctggatcacctcacatggGTGGCGCCTGGGAGCGTCTAGTGCGGTCGGTGAAAACCGCTCTTGCTGCAATGGAGTCTTCTCGAACGTCGAACGAAGAAACGCTGGCAACGTTGCTAGTGGAAGCTGAGAGTGTGGTCAATTCGAGACCGCTAACATATATTCCTCTGGAGACGGCGCAACAGGAGGCTCTAACACCGAACCACTTTCTTCTAATGAGCTCGAGCGGCGTAACGCAGACTCCGAAGACGCTTACGGATCCAAGACAAGCCTGCAGGAACGACTGGAATCTATGCCGTACAATGGTAGATCAGTTTTGGCGCCGGTGGGTGCGGGAATATCTTCCTACCATCGCACGTCGTACCAAGTGGTTTGAGGAGACGAAACCGATCGAGGTAGGAGATTCGGTGATCATCGTGGAGGAGAAGATACGCAACGGATGGATTCGAGGACGTGTAGCCAAGGTCGTGGTGGGCCGAGATGGGCGAGTTCACGATGCCGTGGTGCAGACTCCCGACGGAATGGTGCATCGACCTGTAGCAAAGCTGGCGCGGATCGACATAGAAAAGGTGGGGCTTCAGCCGGGAACAGCAGAAG GTGATAGTAGCACAAGAATACTGTCGGTCAGAACGGACGGTGTCGGATTGTTCAAGTTAAGGTACATTTTGATCCAAATTGTAGCTTTAAACGGGATAGTATTCTACCTGCACAATTGTTGGGAAGAAGAAGGATTACGTATTGAACCGATGTAA